Proteins found in one Salmo salar unplaced genomic scaffold, Ssal_v3.1, whole genome shotgun sequence genomic segment:
- the LOC123740028 gene encoding LOW QUALITY PROTEIN: OX-2 membrane glycoprotein-like (The sequence of the model RefSeq protein was modified relative to this genomic sequence to represent the inferred CDS: deleted 1 base in 1 codon) → LSHLVRTQQVVTATLGEDAVLNCELMTLKDVRQVTWQKETTGANENVATYSKRGPNVNLPFQGKVEFEDEGLQNCSIVIRGVSRGDESCYKCLFNTFPDGPISGRTCLLVNELYGPSLLITQTNNSHTTLSCSATGQPTPIVTWDNTEILENSTMVNVTHLNGTVTVIIT, encoded by the exons GGCTCTCTCATCTGGTGAGAACACAGCAGGTTGTCACAGCAACCCTGGGAGAAGATGCAGTCTTAAACTGTGAGCTCATGACACTCAAAGATGTGCGGCAAGTCACCTGGCAA AAAGAGACAACTGGGGCGAATGAAAATGTGGCCACTTACAGCAAACGAGGTCCCAATGTCAACCTACCTTTTCAGGGGAAAGTGGAGTTTGAAGACGAGGGACTGCAGAACTGTTCTATTGTCATCAGAGGAGTGTCAAGAGGAGATGAGTCCTGCTACAAGTGTCTGTTTAACACCTTTCCAGATGGACCTATCAGTGGAAGGACCTGCCTTCTTGTAAATG AGCTGTATGGACCCTCACTCCTCATCACACAAACCAACAACAGTCACAccactctgtcctgttctgctactGGACAACCTACTCCTATAGTAACCTGGGACAACACAGAAATTCTAGAAAATTCCACAATGGTCAATGTCACCCATCTCAATGGTACTGTCACAGTCATCATAAC